Proteins from one Piscinibacter lacus genomic window:
- the bchO gene encoding alpha/beta fold hydrolase BchO, with amino-acid sequence MKAEGLGEAAESAAALPPGAPDRLAARSGPLDRQLDGPDWPGFAHSRWVQAAGLDWHVQHRPGPASAPRLLFLHGTGASLHSWRGLVLHLAGRADWLAVDLPGHGFSGCVRDPALHRLDGMARGLAALLARLAYRPDWLIGHSAGAAVALQMVMAGQVAAQGVIAFNGALLPFGGRAGSLLQPFMRGLVSLPGVPTWLARQAGEPATFRRLLHDTGSRLDREGEALYGRLARSPDHVAAALAMMAHWDLTLLGPGLPRLACPLHLVASAGDRTVRPEVSQRVAQRCPAAVLHAWPALGHLAHEEAPERAAALIARLAKLPGSGPPDASMSI; translated from the coding sequence ATGAAGGCTGAGGGCCTGGGCGAGGCCGCCGAAAGCGCAGCGGCCCTGCCCCCCGGCGCGCCGGACCGGCTGGCCGCGCGCAGCGGCCCGCTCGACCGGCAGCTCGACGGCCCGGACTGGCCCGGCTTCGCCCACAGCCGCTGGGTGCAGGCCGCCGGCCTGGACTGGCATGTTCAGCACCGGCCCGGGCCGGCCAGCGCGCCGCGCCTGCTTTTCCTGCACGGCACCGGCGCTTCGCTGCATTCCTGGCGCGGCCTGGTGCTGCATTTGGCCGGGCGGGCGGACTGGCTGGCGGTGGACCTGCCCGGTCACGGCTTCAGCGGCTGCGTGCGCGACCCCGCCCTGCACCGGCTGGACGGCATGGCCCGCGGCCTGGCCGCCCTGCTGGCGCGGCTGGCCTACCGGCCCGACTGGCTGATCGGCCATTCGGCGGGCGCCGCCGTCGCCCTGCAGATGGTGATGGCCGGCCAGGTGGCGGCGCAGGGGGTGATCGCCTTCAACGGCGCCCTGCTGCCCTTTGGCGGCCGGGCCGGCAGCCTGCTGCAGCCCTTCATGCGCGGGCTGGTGAGCCTGCCGGGCGTGCCGACCTGGCTGGCGCGGCAGGCGGGCGAGCCGGCGACCTTTCGGCGCCTGCTGCACGACACCGGCTCCCGGCTGGACCGCGAGGGCGAAGCGCTCTACGGCCGCCTCGCCCGCTCGCCCGACCATGTGGCGGCGGCGCTGGCCATGATGGCGCACTGGGACCTGACGCTGCTCGGCCCCGGCCTGCCCCGCCTTGCATGCCCCCTGCACCTGGTGGCCAGCGCGGGCGACCGCACGGTGCGGCCGGAGGTCTCGCAGCGGGTGGCGCAGCGCTGCCCGGCGGCCGTGCTGCATGCCTGGCCGGCGCTCGGCCACCTGGCGCATGAGGAAGCGCCCGAGCGCGCCGCTGCGCTGATCGCCCGCCTCGCCAAGCTGCCGGGCAGCGGGCCACCGGACGCGTCAATGTCAATTTAG
- the bchC gene encoding chlorophyll synthesis pathway protein BchC, producing MNALAVVFDAPQALRVSELALQDMGEDDVTVAVEWSGISTGTERLLWSGRMPAFQGMGYPLVPGYETVGRVVDAGPTQRARIGQRVFVPGAKCFGPVRSLFGGAASRLVLPAERALPIGEQVGREGVLLALAATAYHAVAGGGQRERITPPELIVGHGVLGRLLARMTVAAGCPPPTVWERDPSRSTGGEGYTICTPEDDPRRRYRAIYDASGDAGLLDELIMRLAPGGEVVLAGFYSDRLSFAFAPAFMREAALRCAAEWKQSDLMAVRELVETGRLSLDGLITHQAQADQAPDAYTTAFEDPACLKMVLNWSTCA from the coding sequence ATGAACGCCCTGGCCGTCGTCTTCGATGCCCCGCAGGCCCTGCGGGTGAGCGAACTCGCCCTGCAGGACATGGGCGAGGACGACGTGACGGTGGCCGTCGAATGGAGCGGCATCTCGACCGGCACCGAGCGCCTGCTCTGGTCCGGCCGCATGCCCGCCTTCCAAGGCATGGGCTACCCCCTGGTGCCGGGCTACGAGACGGTGGGCCGGGTGGTCGATGCCGGGCCGACGCAGCGCGCGCGCATCGGCCAGCGGGTCTTCGTGCCCGGGGCCAAGTGCTTCGGCCCGGTGCGCAGCCTCTTCGGCGGCGCGGCCTCGCGCCTGGTGCTGCCCGCCGAACGTGCGCTGCCGATCGGTGAACAGGTCGGCCGCGAAGGCGTGCTGCTGGCCCTGGCCGCCACGGCCTACCACGCGGTGGCCGGCGGCGGCCAGCGCGAGCGCATCACGCCGCCGGAGCTGATCGTCGGCCACGGCGTGCTGGGCCGCCTGCTGGCGCGCATGACGGTGGCCGCCGGCTGCCCGCCGCCGACCGTGTGGGAACGCGACCCCTCGCGCTCCACCGGCGGCGAGGGCTACACCATCTGCACGCCCGAGGACGATCCGCGCCGCCGCTACCGCGCGATCTACGACGCCAGCGGCGACGCCGGCCTGCTCGACGAATTGATCATGCGACTCGCCCCTGGCGGCGAAGTCGTGCTGGCGGGCTTCTACAGCGACCGCCTGTCCTTCGCCTTCGCCCCGGCATTCATGCGCGAAGCCGCGCTGCGCTGCGCGGCGGAGTGGAAGCAGTCGGACCTGATGGCGGTCCGCGAACTTGTGGAAACAGGCCGGCTTTCGCTCGACGGCCTGATCACCCACCAAGCCCAGGCCGACCAGGCCCCGGACGCCTACACCACGGCGTTCGAGGACCCGGCCTGTCTCAAGATGGTTCTCAACTGGAGTACCTGCGCATGA
- the bchI gene encoding magnesium chelatase ATPase subunit I — translation MGPTYPFVALVAQDEMKLAILIAAIDPAVGGVLVLGDRGTGKSTAVRGLAALLPPMDAVAGCPYGCDPARLGGACAACQAEAGPKPRRIKRPVPVVDLPLGATEDRVLGALDLERALSQGVKSFEPGLLARAHRGFLYIDEVNLLDDHLVDLLIDVAASGENVIEREGLSVRHPARFVLVGSGNPEEGELRPQLLDRFGLAVEVRTPRELPTRVEVIKRRDAFERDPAGFCAAWEPEAAKLRKRLLRARRQVGEVQVDEAALTRAAQLCLALGTDGLRGELTLIRAARALAALEGRAAVGDAELRRVAAPALRHRLRRDPLDDSDAGQRVERAVAEVFA, via the coding sequence ATGGGCCCCACCTACCCCTTTGTCGCCTTGGTCGCCCAGGACGAGATGAAGCTCGCGATCCTGATCGCGGCGATCGATCCTGCGGTGGGCGGCGTGCTGGTGCTGGGCGATCGGGGCACGGGCAAATCCACGGCCGTGCGCGGCTTGGCGGCCCTGCTGCCGCCCATGGACGCCGTGGCCGGCTGTCCCTATGGCTGCGACCCGGCCCGCCTGGGCGGCGCATGCGCAGCCTGCCAGGCGGAGGCGGGGCCCAAGCCGCGCCGCATCAAGCGCCCGGTGCCGGTGGTCGACCTGCCGCTGGGCGCCACCGAGGACCGGGTGCTCGGCGCGCTCGACCTGGAGCGGGCGCTCAGCCAGGGCGTGAAATCCTTCGAGCCAGGCCTGCTCGCCCGCGCCCACCGCGGCTTTCTCTACATCGACGAGGTCAATCTGCTCGACGACCACCTGGTCGACCTGCTGATCGACGTGGCCGCCTCGGGCGAGAACGTGATCGAGCGCGAAGGCCTGAGCGTGCGCCACCCCGCCCGCTTCGTGCTGGTGGGCAGCGGCAACCCCGAGGAGGGTGAGCTGCGCCCGCAATTGCTCGACCGCTTCGGCCTGGCCGTGGAAGTGCGCACGCCGCGCGAGCTGCCGACCCGGGTGGAGGTGATCAAGCGCCGCGACGCCTTCGAGCGCGACCCTGCCGGCTTCTGCGCCGCCTGGGAGCCGGAAGCCGCCAAGCTGCGCAAGCGCCTGCTGCGCGCGCGCCGGCAGGTCGGCGAGGTGCAGGTCGACGAGGCCGCGCTGACCCGCGCCGCCCAGCTCTGCCTGGCCCTGGGCACCGACGGGCTGCGCGGCGAGCTGACCCTGATCCGCGCCGCCCGCGCCCTGGCCGCGCTGGAGGGGCGGGCGGCCGTCGGCGATGCCGAGCTGCGGCGCGTCGCCGCGCCCGCGCTGCGCCACCGGCTGCGGCGCGATCCCCTGGACGACAGCGACGCCGGCCAGCGGGTCGAGCGCGCGGTGGCCGAGGTCTTCGCCTGA
- a CDS encoding BLUF domain-containing protein — MLERILYQSRATNDFSSLHLFNLLTDAQHRNERLEITGHLLYLRGGFTQCIEGPTEHVEQLWQRILRDPRHHQIELLVRRPIERRNFPEWSMAFSTYSSFYVHGMRGFFPIQADQASPLTQVCTADLELFANSWA; from the coding sequence ATGCTCGAACGCATTCTTTACCAATCCCGCGCGACGAACGATTTCAGCTCGCTGCACCTCTTCAACTTGCTGACCGATGCACAGCATCGCAATGAGCGGCTTGAAATCACCGGACATCTGCTTTACTTGCGCGGTGGTTTCACGCAGTGCATCGAGGGGCCGACCGAGCATGTCGAGCAACTCTGGCAGCGCATCTTGCGAGACCCGCGTCACCACCAAATTGAATTGCTGGTGCGTCGACCCATCGAACGCCGGAATTTTCCGGAATGGAGCATGGCTTTCTCCACTTACTCCTCGTTCTACGTGCATGGGATGCGTGGTTTCTTTCCCATCCAAGCCGATCAGGCTTCGCCGCTCACCCAGGTTTGCACGGCGGATCTGGAGTTGTTTGCAAATTCTTGGGCTTGA
- a CDS encoding polyprenyl synthetase family protein, translated as MQALDRTESALARALDLADRAGRAPPRLAAAMRQAVFPGGARVRPRLCLAVAGACGDDAPALSAAMGAAVELLHCASLVHDDLPCFDNAATRRGLPTTHRAHGERLAVLAGDALIVLAYQQLAAACTAETVARLPELLRCLSEGVGMPLGIVAGQAWESEPAPDLSEYQRAKTGALFAAAAAGGALAAGRDEAGWREFGDALGSAYQIADDVRDVLLDEATLGKPSGQDEALDRPSVVRSLGHRGALRVFDQAIHQALDTLPDCPGAEALRGLVHAEAARLVPRALHARLAAA; from the coding sequence ATGCAAGCCCTAGACCGCACCGAGAGCGCCCTGGCCCGGGCCCTGGATCTGGCCGATCGCGCCGGTCGGGCGCCGCCCCGCCTGGCCGCCGCCATGCGCCAGGCGGTCTTCCCGGGCGGTGCCCGGGTGCGGCCGCGGCTCTGCCTGGCCGTGGCCGGTGCCTGCGGCGACGACGCGCCCGCCCTGTCGGCCGCCATGGGCGCGGCGGTGGAGCTGCTGCACTGCGCCTCGCTGGTCCACGACGACCTGCCCTGCTTCGACAACGCCGCCACCCGGCGCGGCCTGCCCACCACCCACCGCGCCCACGGCGAGCGCCTGGCCGTGCTGGCCGGCGATGCCCTCATCGTGCTGGCCTACCAGCAACTCGCCGCCGCCTGCACGGCCGAGACCGTGGCGCGCCTGCCCGAGCTGCTGCGCTGCCTGTCCGAAGGCGTGGGCATGCCCCTGGGCATCGTCGCCGGCCAGGCCTGGGAATCCGAGCCCGCGCCCGACCTGAGCGAATACCAGCGTGCCAAGACCGGCGCCCTGTTTGCCGCCGCGGCGGCCGGCGGCGCCCTGGCGGCCGGCCGTGACGAAGCCGGATGGCGCGAATTCGGCGACGCCCTGGGCTCGGCCTACCAGATCGCCGACGACGTGCGCGACGTGCTGCTCGACGAAGCCACGCTGGGCAAGCCCAGCGGCCAGGACGAGGCCCTCGACCGGCCCAGCGTCGTGCGCAGCCTGGGCCACCGCGGCGCACTGCGCGTCTTCGACCAGGCCATCCACCAGGCCCTGGACACCCTGCCCGACTGCCCGGGTGCCGAGGCCCTGCGCGGCCTGGTGCATGCCGAAGCCGCGCGCCTCGTGCCGCGCGCCCTGCATGCCCGCCTGGCGGCGGCCTGA
- a CDS encoding magnesium chelatase subunit D, whose product MKSAAGPDPAPRWAAALEAARLLAADDAGRLGGVWLRGPAGALREAWLAALRQAHPPGRPWRKLPQGIDENRLLGGLDLGASLQAGRPIDASGLLAEADGGLLLIAMAERLPARTAGVLAGVLDEGLLRVEREGRSRLQALRLRLVALDESEGEDPPLAPALADRLALCVDLRGLPDGLLRLPTPPLPWAASEAAAPLATEAALEALCASAEALGVAGLRAPAMAWRTASLRARCAGREQVLAEDLIAATGLVLAPRASRRPLPEAEETAAVPPEDTPSAEPANPPPAPPEAPSEASPDGAVTEQSDPQPPPTSADAEPDAAAPAEPADPSPPPQALQDRLLEAAETLLPGGLLQGLRSPAGRLRQAGRGGGQGGLVLADRGRPLPPRPGRPVGGLRLALLDTLRAAAPWQRLRSGPAGPGPQPLRVRPEDLRVQRHAGRRPTLTVFAVDASGSAALHRLAEAKGAVEGLLAECYVRRDQVALLAFRGQGCELLLPPTRSLVRAKRCLAGMVGGGGTPLATGLQAARALAAAERRRGSSPFLVVLSDGRANVALDGQGGRPQAMAEALTVARACQADGLPALFIDTSAQIHPATLGLAQALGARYLPLPARGSAGLVALVQQARPA is encoded by the coding sequence CTGAAATCCGCCGCCGGCCCGGACCCGGCACCGCGCTGGGCCGCAGCGCTGGAAGCCGCTCGCCTGCTGGCGGCCGACGATGCGGGCCGGCTGGGCGGCGTCTGGCTGCGCGGCCCGGCCGGCGCCCTGCGCGAGGCCTGGCTGGCCGCGCTGCGTCAGGCCCATCCGCCCGGACGGCCCTGGCGCAAGCTGCCGCAGGGCATCGACGAGAACCGCCTGCTGGGCGGCCTGGACCTGGGGGCCAGCCTGCAAGCCGGCCGGCCCATCGATGCCAGCGGCCTGCTGGCCGAAGCGGACGGCGGCCTGCTGCTGATCGCCATGGCCGAGCGCCTGCCGGCGCGCACCGCCGGCGTGCTGGCCGGCGTGCTGGACGAAGGCCTGCTGCGCGTGGAACGCGAAGGCCGCAGCCGGCTGCAAGCGCTGCGGCTGCGCCTGGTCGCGCTCGACGAATCCGAGGGCGAAGACCCGCCGCTTGCCCCCGCCCTGGCCGACCGCCTGGCGCTGTGCGTGGACCTGCGCGGCCTGCCCGACGGCCTGCTGCGCCTGCCGACACCACCCCTGCCCTGGGCAGCCTCCGAAGCGGCGGCGCCCCTGGCGACCGAAGCCGCCCTCGAAGCCCTGTGCGCCAGCGCCGAGGCCCTGGGCGTAGCCGGCCTGCGCGCCCCCGCCATGGCCTGGCGCACCGCCAGCTTGCGGGCCCGCTGCGCAGGCCGCGAACAGGTGCTGGCGGAAGACCTGATCGCCGCCACCGGCCTGGTGCTGGCGCCGCGCGCCAGCCGTCGTCCCCTGCCCGAGGCGGAAGAGACTGCGGCTGTACCGCCCGAGGACACGCCGTCCGCGGAACCCGCCAATCCGCCCCCGGCCCCGCCCGAGGCCCCGTCCGAGGCCTCGCCCGACGGTGCCGTGACCGAGCAATCGGACCCTCAGCCGCCGCCCACCTCAGCGGATGCCGAGCCGGACGCCGCTGCGCCGGCCGAGCCCGCCGACCCCTCCCCGCCACCCCAGGCCCTGCAGGACCGGCTGCTCGAAGCCGCTGAAACCCTGCTGCCCGGCGGCCTGCTCCAGGGCCTGCGCAGCCCCGCCGGCCGGCTGCGCCAGGCCGGCCGCGGCGGCGGCCAGGGCGGGCTGGTGCTGGCCGACCGGGGCCGGCCGCTGCCGCCCCGACCCGGCCGACCGGTGGGCGGGCTGCGGCTGGCCTTGCTCGACACCCTGCGCGCCGCCGCACCCTGGCAGCGGCTGCGCAGCGGGCCGGCCGGGCCTGGCCCCCAGCCGCTGCGGGTTCGGCCGGAGGACCTGCGCGTCCAGCGCCACGCCGGCCGCCGGCCGACGCTGACCGTGTTTGCGGTCGACGCCTCAGGCTCGGCGGCCCTGCATCGCCTGGCCGAAGCCAAGGGCGCCGTCGAAGGCCTGCTGGCCGAATGCTATGTGCGGCGCGACCAGGTTGCCCTGCTGGCCTTCCGCGGCCAGGGCTGCGAGCTGCTGCTGCCGCCGACCCGCTCGCTGGTGCGGGCCAAGCGCTGCCTGGCCGGCATGGTTGGCGGCGGCGGCACGCCGCTGGCCACCGGCCTGCAGGCCGCCCGGGCGCTGGCCGCGGCCGAGCGGCGCCGGGGCAGCAGTCCCTTTCTCGTCGTGCTTTCGGACGGCCGGGCCAATGTCGCGCTGGACGGCCAGGGCGGCCGGCCCCAGGCCATGGCCGAGGCCCTGACCGTCGCCCGCGCCTGCCAGGCCGACGGGCTGCCGGCGCTGTTCATCGACACCTCGGCGCAGATTCATCCGGCCACCCTCGGCCTGGCCCAGGCCTTGGGCGCGCGCTACCTGCCGCTGCCGGCGCGCGGCAGCGCGGGGCTTGTCGCCCTGGTGCAACAGGCCCGGCCGGCATGA
- a CDS encoding methyltransferase codes for MQLASPPAPPAGPDSAADRPDLALGQPQGWRERLAAWRDRRMADPAFRTWVLRTPLLRRVAQRRARQTFDLVAGFVYSQVLRACMELELFERLAGGPVQPAALARAVGLDEAALDRLLAAGVALKLLRWRAGGRIALGPLGAPLVGHTAIAALVEHHHALYADLADPVGLLRGPAGRPATSRQWPYTVHARPDSLAAEQVATYSGIMSASQPLIAQLVLDAYPVQRHRLMMDVGGGEGAFLRAVARQAPGLRLRLFDLPAVADRARQRFAEHGLAGRAEAVGGSFLSDSLPGGADLISLVRVVHDHDDATVRHLLRAAHAALPPGGTLLIAEPMSETPGAEAMGDAYFGLYLLAMGQGRPRSPATLRALLAEAGFVQIRQLATHLPLQTGLMVARVPGHEAAA; via the coding sequence ATGCAGCTTGCCTCGCCCCCCGCCCCGCCCGCCGGCCCCGATAGCGCGGCCGATCGGCCCGATCTCGCCCTCGGCCAGCCCCAGGGCTGGCGCGAGCGCCTGGCCGCCTGGCGGGACCGCCGCATGGCCGATCCCGCCTTCCGCACCTGGGTGCTGCGCACCCCGCTGCTGCGGCGCGTCGCCCAGCGCCGGGCCCGCCAGACTTTCGACCTGGTCGCCGGCTTCGTCTACAGCCAGGTGCTGCGCGCCTGCATGGAACTCGAGCTGTTCGAACGCCTGGCCGGCGGCCCGGTGCAGCCGGCGGCGCTGGCGCGTGCCGTCGGCCTGGACGAGGCTGCGCTCGACCGCCTGCTGGCGGCCGGTGTCGCGCTGAAGCTGCTGCGCTGGCGCGCGGGCGGGCGCATCGCCCTGGGCCCGCTGGGCGCCCCGCTGGTGGGCCACACGGCGATCGCGGCCCTGGTCGAGCACCACCATGCGCTCTATGCCGACCTCGCCGACCCGGTCGGCCTGCTGCGCGGCCCGGCGGGCCGGCCGGCCACCTCGCGGCAGTGGCCTTACACCGTGCATGCGCGGCCCGACAGCCTGGCGGCCGAGCAGGTGGCGACCTACAGCGGAATCATGTCGGCCTCGCAGCCGCTGATCGCCCAGCTTGTGCTGGACGCCTACCCGGTGCAACGCCACCGGCTGATGATGGACGTGGGCGGGGGCGAAGGCGCCTTCCTGCGCGCGGTGGCGCGGCAGGCGCCGGGCCTGCGGCTGCGGCTTTTCGACCTGCCCGCCGTGGCCGACCGGGCGCGCCAGCGCTTTGCCGAGCACGGCTTGGCCGGTCGGGCCGAGGCCGTGGGCGGCAGCTTCCTCAGCGATAGCCTGCCCGGCGGCGCCGACCTGATCAGCCTCGTCCGCGTGGTGCACGACCACGACGACGCCACCGTGCGGCACCTGCTGCGCGCCGCCCATGCCGCCCTGCCGCCCGGCGGCACCCTGCTGATCGCCGAGCCCATGAGCGAGACGCCCGGCGCCGAGGCCATGGGCGATGCCTATTTCGGCCTCTACCTGCTCGCCATGGGCCAGGGCCGACCGCGCTCGCCGGCCACGCTGCGGGCGCTGCTGGCCGAAGCCGGCTTCGTGCAGATCCGCCAGTTGGCCACCCACCTGCCCTTGCAGACGGGGCTGATGGTGGCGCGGGTCCCCGGCCACGAGGCCGCGGCCTGA
- a CDS encoding chlorophyllide a reductase iron protein subunit X, with the protein MNANSLPASAPIQLIRPEAMREALRAEAAIEPDPVATSPAAKTTQIIAIYGKGGIGKSFTLANLSYMMAQQGKKVLLIGCDPKSDTTSLLFGGKACPTIIETSSRKKLAGEPVAIGDVCFKRDGVYAMELGGPEVGRGCGGRGIIHGFETLEKLGFHDWGFDYVLLDFLGDVVCGGFGLPIARDMCQKVIVVASNDLQSLYVANNVCSAVEYFRKLGGNVGVAGMVINRDDGTGEAKQFASAAGIPVLATIPANEDIRRKSASYEIIGRPGTQWAPLFEELATNVAEAPPVRPKPQTQDELLGLFSAEVTGRDFKMEPATVFDMVGRDESIRPTLEVVYDAA; encoded by the coding sequence ATGAACGCGAATTCCCTTCCCGCTTCGGCGCCCATCCAGCTGATCCGCCCCGAGGCCATGCGCGAGGCGCTGCGCGCCGAGGCGGCCATCGAGCCCGATCCGGTCGCCACCTCGCCCGCCGCCAAGACCACGCAGATCATCGCGATCTACGGCAAGGGCGGCATCGGCAAGAGCTTCACCCTGGCCAACCTCAGCTACATGATGGCCCAGCAGGGCAAGAAGGTGCTGCTGATCGGCTGCGACCCGAAGAGCGACACGACCAGCCTGCTCTTCGGCGGCAAGGCCTGCCCGACCATCATCGAGACCAGCAGCCGCAAGAAGCTGGCCGGCGAGCCGGTCGCCATCGGCGATGTCTGCTTCAAGCGCGACGGCGTCTACGCCATGGAACTCGGCGGCCCCGAGGTTGGCCGCGGCTGCGGCGGCCGCGGGATCATCCACGGCTTCGAGACCCTGGAGAAGCTCGGCTTCCACGACTGGGGCTTCGACTACGTGCTGCTCGACTTCCTGGGCGACGTGGTCTGCGGCGGCTTCGGCCTGCCGATCGCCCGCGACATGTGCCAGAAGGTCATCGTCGTCGCCAGCAACGACCTGCAATCGCTCTACGTCGCCAACAACGTCTGCAGCGCGGTCGAGTACTTCCGCAAGCTCGGTGGCAACGTCGGCGTGGCCGGCATGGTGATCAACCGCGACGACGGCACCGGCGAGGCCAAGCAGTTCGCCTCGGCGGCCGGCATCCCGGTGCTGGCGACCATCCCGGCCAACGAGGACATCCGCCGCAAGAGTGCCAGCTACGAAATCATCGGCCGCCCCGGCACCCAGTGGGCCCCGCTGTTCGAGGAGCTGGCCACCAATGTGGCGGAGGCCCCGCCGGTGCGCCCCAAGCCGCAGACACAGGACGAGCTGCTCGGCCTCTTCAGCGCCGAAGTGACCGGCCGCGACTTCAAGATGGAGCCCGCCACCGTCTTCGACATGGTCGGCCGCGACGAGTCGATCCGTCCGACGCTCGAAGTCGTCTACGACGCCGCCTGA
- the bchY gene encoding chlorophyllide a reductase subunit Y: MTSPRSDFAAPAQGGTASGPAKPDPRLPLEAVPVAGATEDGRGCHAGRDTLLSAAAAAGKSELLAQYAADYPKGPHDQPQSMCPAFGSLRVGLRMRRTLTLLSGSACCVYGLTFTSHFYGARRSVGYVPFNSETLVTGKLFEDIRDAVHASAKPDELDAIVVINLCVPTASGVPLQLLPREIDGVRIIGIDVPGFGVPTHAEAKDVLAGAMLRYARAEAAAGPVAAPRGGVSELPTVTLLGEMFPADPVVIGRLLAPMGLAAGPVVPTREWRELYAALDGKVVAAVHPFYTASVREFEAAGRKVVGSAPVGVEGTAAWLQAIGDAAGVPQERIDAALAAALPGIRAALAATPITGRITVSGYEGSELLVARLLIESGAEVPYVGTACPRTPWSAVDCAWLEARGVQVQYRASLEQDLAALRAFQPDLALGTTPLVQAAKEMAIPALYFTNLISARPLMGAAGAGSLAQVINAARGNRARFDTMQAFFGEAGRGDRAGVWTETPVLRPEFRAETRRQIIKIAQRRKAEQMI, from the coding sequence ATGACCTCCCCCCGTAGCGACTTCGCTGCCCCCGCCCAGGGAGGTACAGCCAGCGGCCCGGCCAAGCCGGATCCGCGGCTGCCGCTGGAGGCTGTCCCGGTCGCTGGCGCGACCGAGGACGGACGCGGCTGCCACGCCGGCCGCGACACCCTGCTTTCGGCGGCGGCGGCCGCCGGCAAGTCCGAGCTGCTCGCGCAGTACGCGGCGGACTACCCCAAGGGCCCGCACGACCAGCCGCAGAGCATGTGCCCGGCCTTCGGCTCGCTGCGGGTCGGCCTGCGCATGCGCCGCACCCTGACCCTGCTGTCGGGCTCGGCCTGCTGCGTCTACGGCCTGACCTTCACCAGCCACTTCTACGGCGCGCGCCGCAGCGTCGGCTACGTGCCCTTCAACAGCGAGACCCTGGTCACCGGCAAGCTGTTCGAGGACATCCGCGACGCGGTGCATGCCAGCGCCAAGCCGGACGAGCTCGACGCCATCGTCGTGATCAACCTGTGCGTGCCCACCGCCAGCGGCGTGCCGCTGCAACTGCTGCCGCGCGAGATCGACGGCGTGCGCATCATCGGCATCGACGTGCCCGGCTTCGGCGTGCCCACCCATGCCGAGGCCAAGGACGTGCTGGCCGGCGCCATGCTGCGCTATGCCCGCGCCGAAGCGGCCGCCGGCCCGGTGGCCGCGCCGCGCGGTGGCGTGTCCGAGCTGCCCACGGTGACCTTGCTGGGCGAGATGTTCCCGGCCGATCCGGTCGTCATCGGCCGCCTGCTGGCGCCGATGGGCCTGGCCGCCGGTCCGGTGGTGCCGACCCGCGAATGGCGCGAGCTCTATGCCGCGCTCGACGGCAAGGTCGTCGCCGCCGTCCATCCCTTCTACACCGCCAGCGTGCGCGAGTTCGAGGCCGCCGGCCGCAAGGTGGTGGGCTCGGCGCCGGTCGGCGTCGAAGGCACCGCCGCCTGGCTGCAAGCCATCGGCGACGCGGCGGGCGTGCCGCAGGAGCGCATCGACGCAGCCCTTGCCGCGGCCCTGCCCGGCATCCGCGCCGCCCTGGCGGCCACGCCCATCACCGGCCGCATCACCGTCAGCGGCTACGAGGGCAGCGAGCTGCTGGTCGCCCGCCTGCTGATCGAGAGCGGCGCCGAGGTGCCCTATGTCGGCACCGCCTGCCCGCGCACGCCCTGGAGCGCGGTCGACTGCGCCTGGCTCGAAGCGCGCGGCGTGCAGGTGCAGTACCGCGCCTCGCTCGAACAGGACCTGGCCGCCCTGCGCGCCTTCCAGCCCGATCTGGCCCTGGGCACCACGCCGCTGGTGCAGGCCGCCAAGGAAATGGCCATCCCGGCGCTGTACTTCACCAACCTCATCTCGGCCCGGCCGCTGATGGGCGCGGCGGGTGCCGGCTCGCTGGCGCAGGTGATCAATGCCGCCCGCGGCAACCGCGCGCGCTTCGACACCATGCAGGCCTTCTTCGGCGAAGCCGGCCGCGGCGACCGCGCCGGCGTGTGGACCGAGACGCCGGTGCTGCGGCCCGAATTCCGCGCCGAGACCCGGCGGCAGATCATCAAGATCGCGCAACGCCGCAAGGCCGAGCAAATGATCTGA